The nucleotide window GGAGGCAGATGAAACCGATTGAAATTACCGATGCAAATTTTCAGCAGGAAGTGATGAATTCCGATAAGCCCGTTCTGATTGATTTCTGGGCTGTGTGGTGCGGGCCGTGCAAGATGGTTGCCCCGGTTGTCGAAGAATTGGCGAAGGAGTACGATGGCAAACTCAAGGTCGGCAAGGTGGATGTTGACAACAATCCGCAGGTATCGATGCAGTTCGGTATTCGGAGCATCCCCACGCTGATGGTATTCAAAGGCGGGAAAGTTGTCGAGCAAATCATCGGCGCAGTGCCGAAGCGGAATGTGGTGGAGAAGCTGCTGCCGCACGTAAGCATGAACTGATTGCTTGAGGTAATCAGTCAAAGCCCGGTCTTGTTGAAGGATCGGGCTTTCCTTTTGCCAACCATTTCTTCATAGAAAATCGAGGAGATTCATCATGCTTCATGCGAGGTTTCGTTTCTTCGGGAGATGGCTCGCCTTCTGCGCCGTTTTGTTGGTGAACGTTTCGTGCAACAACCCGAACGGCGGGTCTGGCACATCCGATTCAGAATGGCTGAAGGGTAACGCGGAAGAAAAATTCGAAGCGATAGCCCGGCATCTTCGCGGGTTTGACATGGCAATGGTTGAGACCGGACATCGCTATGCCGAGTTGTACTGGGCGGGTCGTGACAACAACTGGCAATATGCGAAGTATCAGATCCAAAAACTTCGTCTCGCTGTCGAGAATGGACTCGAACGGCGTCCCAAAC belongs to Bacteroidota bacterium and includes:
- the trxA gene encoding thioredoxin — protein: MKPIEITDANFQQEVMNSDKPVLIDFWAVWCGPCKMVAPVVEELAKEYDGKLKVGKVDVDNNPQVSMQFGIRSIPTLMVFKGGKVVEQIIGAVPKRNVVEKLLPHVSMN